The stretch of DNA TGAGTGGACTGGAATGTGTACCCATTGAAActgttcagaaatgcaggatatATTATTGTGCAGCAAACAGCAGCACGTGTGTATGCATATTACTCCACAAAGTCATACAGAATGTCGCCTAAATGACTGTGGAGGACTGATTTGAAGGATGGCAGTGAGTTCAGAGCAACAACATGGTCAGGCAAAGAATTCCATAAACAGACACACtggaatgagaaaaattgagatCTAAGATCCACTGAACTGTACTGGTGAGCTAATTTAAAACGGTGTCCACGAGTATGTGcatgtggtggtgtgatgaatAAATCTTCGGGAGGGATAGAACACTCAGAGTGGAAGATCTTCCAGTACTTTATTATGTCAGCACGAGTAAGGCGTCCACGTACAGAGTAGAGGTCAAGAGCTAACAAACGCTCTTTGTAGGACAGTCCAGTCATTCCGTCTATGTGTCGAGTCCACGACCTCTGAACACTTTCTAGCATCTTTAGGTCTCCAAGATAACATGTGTTCCATAGGCATGAACAGTATTCTAGTAGTGGTCTTACATGTGTAATAAACAGATTTAGCATAAAATTCTGTGATCTACAAATAGTTGCTTTTAGTAAATTTGCTGCCAGACCTGCAGCCTTGTTAACTGTAGTTTTATGTGCATGTGGAAGCATAAAGAAGTGTCAACCAGTACACCAAGATCCTTGTGGGCATTAACCTTTTGTATATCTGTACTATTGAGTGAGTAGGTGTTATATGGGCCTATGTCTTGCTCTGGAAAAGTGCCTCTGTTGAATCTCAGTGTGACACACTTATCTATATTTAAAGAAAGCCCCCAGGAGTTTGATATTCTATATATAGAGTTGATATCACGTTGGCAGTTAGATATGtcaacaactgtgtgtgtgtggtgtgggcagATAAAGTTACGAATGGGCAGATAAATCTTTAGATCGTCAGCAAATATTTTGCAATCACTCTTTATGTAAGACGGTAAGTGGTTtacatagataataaaaagtaaaggaccGAGAACTGAACCCTGGGGTACTCCACTGGGGATTAACCTGTGACTGCTTGGGACGCCTGTAACAGAAACAGACATTGTTCGCTGAGTGAGGAAGTCTTTGATCCACTGTAGGAGGACACCAGAGATGCCAAGACAGGAAAGTTTTTGTAGGAGAATAGTGTGGTTGACAACATCAAATGCTTtagaaaaatcaaacagaatTAAGTCTACTGTATATCCACTGTCTAGCCATGATGTGATAGAGTTGTAAGTAAGCAGTAGTTGGTCCTCAGTTGATCTCCCACTCCTGAAGCCAAACTGGTCTGTAGATAAAATGCCATTACTATTAAGATATTCTGTAAGACCGTCAACCACTATGCGTTCAAGAGTCTTGCAACACACTGATGTTAGGCTTATTGGTCTATAGTTTAACGGCTGATGGCGGGAGCCTTTTTTGAAAATAGGGGTAATTTGAGATACTTTCCACTTCCTAGGAAGTATGCCTGTTGACATTGACTtcttaaaaataagaaagagtggaaaagttaGATTTGGGCAAGACTTTAACAGTTGAGGGTGAATACCATCCGGCCCATACTGGAGTTAGGGTCTAGTAGAGAGAGTTTCTGACGAATGTCTTCCTGTTGTATGTCAATATGTGCTATTTGGGAGTCGCTATGTTGGTGAGGAGCAGGATACAAGTTTTTGTTCTCAAAAACAGAGGCAAAACTGTCAGCAAATAACTCAGCCATCTGATAACAGTCAGTAGTTAATGATCCATCTGTTAACTTTAAAGGACCTACTGTACGggcacaaacttttttcttGCACATATACTGGTGCAGAGCTTTAGGGTTATGACACAAGTTTTTTACAAGAGcctcttcatgttctttttggGAAATAATGTGGAAGTTTCGGAATTGAGAATTAACATGATTGAAATTATTTAAAGCAATTTGAGCTTGAGGGAAGCGACGACCATGTGTAGCCCTTTGTAATTTGTATGATGACCATAATCTGTTTCGCTCTTTGTTTAACTGGTGGGGAGGCTTGAAGGTTTTAAAAGTGGGTTTGGAAGGCTTTAGTGGTACATAGAAATCTATAAGAGGTGTGACAATGTCAAGAAACTTTTCATACATTAGATCAGATGAAAGATAAGCAAGTTCAAAATGGGTAAAATAGCATTAGAAATGCTCATAAAAGTGTAATCTAGACTGAGAAtgtgtattggttgaaactgcaataataccgATTCAGTGTTTTCATTTCAGTGTTAATCCAGAtaattgtgtacttgtaagtttatctttaagtactgatgacgaggtcgctgtgtgactgatacaggataacctagatgggccctggtggccctttattatcctattatttatgttatgttatgttatgaattGGTAAATTTTTACAATAACACAAACAGCTCACTTCTGGATGAAATGAATGTTTTCTGGTATATTTTGACGTGTTTTTGAATGATTATGCACTTCATTTAcgttgctgattttttttttttttttttttatttttatttttttatacaccCGCCCCCGTCTCTTACGAAAACATGATTTTATGGTAAaacaaagtatttttttctggtatatttTGACTGATTTTGAATGAATCTTCACCTAACTTACCTAGCTAGTGTAGCCTATTTGAGGCAACATACACCACTGACACATCTTCCtcaaaacaaaattaactttAACACAATTAAAGGGATCTAAACAaagcaaactaacctaacccaactggCAATGCTAAGAAATTAACATAAAGTTATTACCTTATTTCGTTTTGTAAAATCTGATGATACAATCAATATAATGGAGGCGACACCGTAGAATTCCATAGAATGAATTCAAATAGAGTTGGTTCTCTCCACAATCCACTTTGATTGGCTAGATTTATtctgcattattttttattggtcATTGGCTGCATgcctaaacaaaaaaaacaaatcatcGCCATTTATTTCACGCATGTGCAAATAGTATGACTATAACGGCTTTCTTCAGTGCCCATCAGTCCATCACATGGGTGGGTGTTACTTGCTTTccaaaaacaagtggtaaatttttttaaatcgttatcaacattataaaaatTTGTGAATGGTATGTATGGGTTCAAATTAATCAGAATGAAAAGCTCTACAAGATGAGAAGGGTAACAAAAGTCATGTTGCCGTTGGGGTTAAAGTAAAGTAATACCAATAAATGTCCAATATAACTCTGGCACCTTATTTTTCAACTGAGTTGTTCCAGATTTTCAACAAAACCCACTGTATACATATAATACGATAGTATATTGTCTCAGAAAAATGTCACCAACCGTCTTAGCCCTAACAAGGTTGGCGACCTGTGGGAATGGTTTGGGTGATGTGAAAGAGTATTTTTCGAGATTAAATATCAGAATCACCTAAAGCATGACAAATAcatagtttaggttaggttagaataccttaccttaccacgGTGCTGTGTCAGCTAATGTTGTCGACAATGGAGTGCCTTACTCTCTTGTTCCCAGCCAGCTCTACTACTTCgtctatcttctctccttttatcatcttgattttatatatatatatatatatatatatatatatatatatatatatatatatatatatagagagagagagagagagagagagagagagagagagagagagagagagagagagaggaaaagctagccaagggcaacaaaaacttataacaaaaaggcccacttgattccCAGTTTCCTGAATGGTTAGTAATTAACCAAAACTCTGGGACAAATGTATTTCACCCTCTGTCTCCCCTGtgctctcctcctcttggtcaTCCCCAAGCAGGGCATTTAGTACAGTACGGTACGATACGTTTTTCATAATTCGTACCACAGATATTTAACGTACCGTAATTCCGTACCGTACCTGAAAACTCCTTACGTACCGTACTAGTACGATCGATTACCGTACTGTAATTTCGTACTGTTTCCGTACTTTTCTTTACGTTGCATTTTATAGGTTGTACATagtgacactactactactactactactactactactactactactactactactactactactactactactactactactactactactactactactactactactactactactactactactactactactactactactactactactactactactacattaaggGGGGTTAAAATGTGTTGTCAAGTGTCAAGATGCCTAGGATAGCATAGGAGAGGTCAAAGTTGTCATGGTTTAAGGTGTAATTACCACGTTgttggaaggaagaatggaccTTACGCACaatagacaggtgtgtgtaggtgaggtCAGCCCTGCCCAGCCAGCTGAGGCAGGGCTGACCCCACTGCATCATGGCTGCAATTAACCCCTGACTGAGATGACCTCAAGTCACCTGACTCACCCCATTAACCACTGCTAATCCTTTATGCTCACACACCTGGTCTATGGGCAGCTAGGTGCTGGGCTGACTGCCTTCACTCAAATGGTTACGAAAATGGTACGAttaagtaggaaaaaaagtatcGTACTTTCGAACCATACCAAACTAGACGGAAAATATCGTACCATAATATCGAACCGTACTTACATCCCCGAAAAAACCGTACTGTACTGTAATATCGTACCGAACCGTACCGTACTACATGCCGTGTCCCCAAGAGGCAGTCTTTCTCCACACCACCCTCTCTCAAAACATTCATCAGATACCCAAGCTGCCTTCCCACCACAGTCATCAACTCTGTCATGCCACCCATATTCAACACCTGATTACTCATTGCCACCCACGGGACCCTTACCATTCTTCTGAGGGATCATGTCTCTGCCACCTCCAgcctcttcatttctctactAACAGTCTAGGTTTCACAACATCACTGGCCATATGTAATCCTTCAAAATTCTCAGCTAAATCCCAGTGCTCAAACTCAGTATCCGTCTCATTTGCCCAGAATTAGCTTTTCTCATTCCAATTCATTTCTGTATTGCATCTTCATTCACCAAACCTCCTAAGTATCTAAACAGTCTAAcagttagattagattatgtAAAGCATGGCAGTGATTTTTTTATCTGACATGGCATGAAATTTTCCCTAGATTGTTAATGTTTTTAGTATTGCAGGATATGCTTTCCTGATGCATATgatgttttaattatttttggtcatgtgtttgtcatgttttagGTGATTCTGATTATTTGCTCCCCAGAAAATACTAATTTTTGTCTCACTCTACCCAAAAACTCTCTATTCCCACAGAGCCCCAAGGTTCTGGGTGTGTCTTTCGAGCGGTGTGGTGACACTGAATTAGAATATTTAGTTTTAACTAAAATTGCACTGTTGCATTTTGCTTTGAATTAAAATAGTAAGTTTCAATTCATGTTTCATCAAGCCTGGTGACATCGGACTGGAATATTTTGCCTTACTCAAACTGCAATATTACCTTTTGCCTTaaattgaaataatgaatataaattCTCTTTTCAAATATCCTAATGTTGCTGAGTGCTTAGCCTTGGAGGCAGTGAGTGATGATTCTGTTAGTTTGTCATGTGAATCATTTGAAATATTCCTTACAATATCATGGGTTAAAGATGGCATAGAAGTTGAGAAGAAACATCTGCAACTGTATTTGAATAGATGTGTGTCTGTTTACCAATATGAGTACAGTAAACCGTTGATATAATGGACAATATGGGGACAAGGGTCTGTCGTTATATCTGATGGAAATACCGGACAGATCTGTTATATCCCGAAGTttctccaatatttttttatcaaattttttaCACCAAAAAATAATGTACATGGACTaaaaaattagtgaaaaaaattaagaaaaatatagttaAGTTAGAACACCTTACCTgtatattattgatattattgatattattattggtatGGGACAACACCCTCGCTCTACGGTAATAGATTTTCATCCATTATAGCGAGGGTTTGTTaagtcagattttttttccgttATATCCAATATCTGGTATGTTGAGATCCATTATATTGAGGGTTTACTGTATACTGTTGTCTTATAACTAGAATTGTTACTCATAATCTACATGTCAGAAGAATTAAAATCCTatagataacaagaaaaatataataaaactgGCAAACCTTAACTTGTATACACACAGCAGCAGACtgcagtgtgtctgtgtgctgaCTCTGAGGTGAGGGATATAGGAGTGCCCCTTGTCCATTACTGCCCTGTCTCATACACATATGGAAACAGTAGTGACTCATTAGCAAGGAATATATTGTATTACTATGCACCATTGCCTCAATATGCCGTATTATACTAAGTAGTTTGACATTCTCATTAGTTTATTGTTATCGCTATAAAACATCCAAATTCTGCTGAACAGACTAACTTGCAGGGTGAGATACATGACGTGATAAATTCCTTGATGTTTTTTAGGCTTGAAGAAGAGCTGATTGGTGAGGATCTTGACTATGAGTATGActtggatgaggaagaggaagaggcactgCTGGCAGGAGAAGATCCTTCACATGAGGTCAGTTTTTGGTTTGTtgcctctttcttttgtgttaatGTATCAGAGTTATGAGTAGACTTGAAATCTGCCTCTAGTGAAAATTTTTCATCTCGTTTAATGTGATTTTCATGAGGTACTGGTGACATTATACACTAAGAACTTATCGTTATTATGCTGAATGCATCTTATCAGAGATAACAAAACCATATAGTCTTCATACATTTTTGTTTTACAGTGTTCTTGTACAATTAACAGTTGAATATACAAATATCACTGGTGTTTCTAAAAGTGTTTCCTCTGAATATAGGGAGCTGTTGATGACATAATTGAGTTAAGAGTGGAAGATGAGTttgatgaggatgatggtggTCAGATGGGCCATACCAAGAGTGTCCACAGTAGACTACAGCCTGCCGAGTCAGTGTTTGAAGAGGACCTGGAACATCAGTATGAGGATTCATCAATGAGTAAGTCATTAAAGTGTttgtatttacatttatttaactTCCATCTACAGGAACATCACTATTCTTGGTTAGAGTtagccttgaaaaaaaaatggaaattactCCATTAGGTGCTGCAATAGCTTAGGTCATGTGGCACTGCTAGGGTTAACAGGAGAAAGCTACATCTCCCAACGTGCAACTAGATTTAATAAACCAGGCCACCTAGACCAGAGGCTCGAATAGGAGCCAGCCTAACCAACTAACCACCCAGCCCCTGAGTTAGGCTTGACATATTTCCAATTGCTTATTCTGGTGGTTAATAGAAGTGGCATTATAgggaaatatttcaaaattaaTAACTCCAAGGTTGCTGCCTTGTTCTCTTTGATTagacagagaagaaacaaaTGTCTAATCCTTCCTCTTTATGAAATTCACACATTTACCTTCACATATCAGGTAATGTTCGAGTGGAAACCCAGAATATcgttgaggaagaagaggaggaggaagaagaagaggaagaggatgatgaagaggggAGAAGCCGTGACAGATTCAAGAGTGAGCGGTCCAAgatctccctcaccaacaccacagTGGAACGCATCATCCCAGAGTCCCTTGGTGAGTGCTGGCTTGCTGAACTTTTCCCAGAATGGTGGTTATTTTGGGAGGTTTAACATGATATAAGCCTGAAATAGAAGTCAGTCACAGAAGACGACAGTTAGAATGAAAGTTTGCAGATATGATtatgatttctctctccctcagatgAAGTTCAAGTGAAGAAGCATGATTTGGTGGACAACAGAAGAGGCCACGGTGGACGGGGAGGGTATGGGCGGGACCGTGGCCgagggtggggtggtggtggtggcggaaacTGGGGTCGTGGAATGAACAGAGGGTGTAATGGGCCCCCACCAAGAGGAGGAATGCTACCCCAGCCTCACCTGTCCCGTTTCCAGCCTCCCAGACCTATGCAGGTTTGTCATGAAGTAGAATGTCTTGTCTGATTATGTATATCAGGATTGCAGAACTATTACTAACTCAATTGCCCTTTTATGTAAGACAGcatcagaaagagagaaaagtcaaaCTGATGTCCCAGGCTCATAAGAAAGGTCAAAAAGATCATCCAGAATTGGAAGATGTAGTAAATACATGAGTGTTTTAGATAATTAGGAGGTTAAGTACTCGAATGATTACTGATTCCCATTTAATGTCTTCAAATTACCTGTAAAAGCAAAGTTTTCCTTCTAGTATTGTAACACTGTAACCGTTAGCTGTGCCACATGGCTGTGATATTGCAATAGCTTCCCCTGGTTTTATTTAATTCACAATTCAATAAAATTCCAGATTCCAACATGGGAGCCACTCATGTATGCTGCACAGATGCAGATGTCCAAGGCGGGGATGCCCATGAACCGCAACGGCCCCCCAGGGATGGGtcggcctcctcctctccccatggTGTCCCTGGCCAACTCCCTCATCCAGCGGCCTCCACCACTCATGAGCCACAATCCAGGCTTCCCTAGACTGCAGATCAGGAATAGTTCTCAGGTTATTCTTGCCGATGAGATCAAAGAATTTTTGTTTTACTAGTGAATGTGTTAGGGTGTAGTATGATGGGCCATGAAGCTGTCATGTTCCACTGTGGGGTGATGGAGCTGAGTGTGAATGCGTGGTGTTGTGTTTATGCCACCTGTATGTAATTATCAGCCTGATGTATGGATAGAGAGAACATATTTAAAAccatatatttaattttcttgaaTATGAAAGGTATCTTTTTGCATAAAGTGTGGTATTTGTGGgaatgataatattttctaaTTTCCAGTGAATGTTATAtcaaattattttgttttatgtctGCTAGTGGAGTACAGGTGTGCTTCCCTTGGGGGCTGGAGCAATACTGAACCAGTTTGTGCAGCAGTCCCAGCCCATGCCCAGGGATGACTTGCGCAACTCCCTCAAAAGACACAATGAGCCACCCAATATTCCACCAAAGCAGATGAGAGTTGGTCAGCCACCTCCTCCCATGAACAACCAACAGGCCATGGCAGTAAGTTTGTTTCTAGAGACTGTAGcattgtgttccttgttgtaaagctttttttttttttttactgtactgTATTTGTGTTGGAATATgatatattttgtgtttgtatttgtgtggtGGTGCAGAGGAAGAAGCTCAACAATGCCATGAATCGTCAGCGTGGTGGCCCCGTCAAGAAGACTCCCATCAGCTCCAGGCTGTCAATGCCGCCTGCCAACACCAACCCCAACCTCACTACCATCAAGACTGTGGACATTGGACAGATGAACAAGCAGGGACAGGACAGCAGACCTCAACAAAACCAAGGAAACAACCAGTCACAGAATCAGCAAGGTAATCAGTTTAACAGGGgtaaccagcagcagcagaaacagcaacagaagcagcaacaaccaTCTCAAAATCAACAGcaagaacagaaacagaaagaactGGAACAAAAAGAGCAAGATAACAGACAGCAAGGGATGCTAATAAAAGATTCACCTAAGTCAGCAGACAAAAATGCACCTGAGGTactttgttcagttttgcatattttgtatgaaatgtagaatatttttttttttttattatttatttatttatttttttttttatgagttgtGTTATAGATAGCATATTGAATAAGATTTTGATGTTTCAGGAAATGGTCATTGATGATCCCGAGTATCATAAAAAACTGTTACGTCAGAAGCAGCTAAGGGAACAGCTGTTAGCCAAGAAGGAAGCTCGTCGAAAGGCTGCTGCTGTTATAAAGGCAAGTGAAATTGCAACAAGGAAGGCACGACaggagatggaaaacaagaAATCTGATGGCCCAAAACCTGGAGACCAGCAGGTGCCACCGGCTCACCTGCCTCCCcaacaggaacagcagcaggCCAAGCAGCACCAGCCACCACCTGGGAGAGGACCAAAAGGTAAAGGAATATTGCAGGGTGGGGTGTGTAATTAGAGGCATGCTTGGTATTAATCAAACCAAGGCACACAGGGGAAGATGTGAGTACATACTTGTGTTTGTGATTGTTGATTTAAGCATTGTAGATGCCTTGTGTCATATACCCTTCCCTTGCATGGGATGTCATCTTTATGTAGGAATTTTGTTTGATAAGGTTAAGTTTAGTaaggttttattgttattttataagGATTTAAAGGTAAGAAATTAAACTTTTTGAAAGATTATTTGAAAAGTTAAAGTGGTAGCCTTATTTGCTCAGTTTGAgagtacagtggtacctcgccATAATGGATGATGGGCTTAATtgccccttttttcctttttttttcagtaatttatTCTCTTGTTGATAACATAAAAAGCATTTAAAGTACTGTGTTATTGTACAGTGATAAAAATTTTTTAAGCACAAAGATAACCTGAAATATTATATCAATTTATATACACATGCTAGAACAACCAACTTGATGCACAGACAAATGCGGACTATTTGTTTAGGTGTGGTCCTGGGCATCCTCCATTATATTAGAACAATATTATATGTACATGAAGAGACATAAATGTGCATTCTCAAACAACTTCTCTCTGAATTTGCAAAGGGccaggaggaccaggaggaccAGGCCTGGACCACCCTCACCATCCAGCTGGCAACTCTGGCTTGTCACAGAGCCCCACACGGCAGCCATTCAACAGGCAGCGAGGTGGTGCAAACTCCAATCGAGGAAGAGGCGGTATGCACCACAACCAGCCACGTTTCCCCCGTGACTCAGGACATCCAGACCATCCTCACAACCACCACGAGCACCGGCGACCTCCTCGTGAAGAGCCAGGCTTCCCGCTGAGATCACCTGCACCACTCTTTACTGAGCCTCCACCCCCAAGAGGCACTGATCCAGGATTCCTGCAGGACAGGCCCAGGCAACTCTTTGGACCACAGCACCAGCCTGGTGGACGCCAGTCCCATCATGGCCCACCCCAAGATGAGCCTCCACACCAGCAGAGGCCTCCACCTCACCTCCTGCCCCCAACACACCACCCACCTCCTCCATTGCCACATCCAAATCACCCACCTCCCCACAcacatcacccaccaccacaccatcctcAGTCATCTCCAACTTCATCACACCATCCCCACAATCAGCCAcctccacatcaccatcaccgcatTGAAACTGTCCATCATCAGcctcctccaattcctccacctcatcaccatcactctgaCCTCTCACAGCCACCACCCCTGCCTCACCACGGCCTCCCACCAAACACCTCCCGCCCTCCTCAGGACCCACACACATCTCCCCAACCAGACTTTCCACCTCACAGagaccaccaccctcaccaccaccagaaccagtACCCACCCCAGCCAGACGCGTTTCCCCCACGAGTGCCCCCGCCAGCCCTGCCCCACGGTAAGGAGAGCCGCCACCATGACTATGGGTCCGAGGGGCGGTATGGAGAACCCCCTCCGTGGGAAAGCCGCCAGCAGGGCTACAAGGATTATGAAGACAATTACAGGGAACCGTACGAAGATGATTATTACCGTAAGGATCACCATTATGACAGCCATGGGTACCAAGACCACTACAGACAGAGCGATGACGCATATGAAGACCCTGACCAGCGTTACAGGGAGGACTACCAGAAGCATCGCCAGCAGCATCAACAAAACCAGCAGCACCAacatcagcaccagcaccaccagcagcaggagtACCCAGaggaccactaccaccatgagGAGTACAATAACAGCAATTACAGGGAGAAGTACCAGGAGACCCCAGAGTACGAGCAGCCAAAGAGACCTAGAGATGTTAAGAGTCGCCTTGGTGGTCGCCTGGATGTACCTCAAAATCCACACAACCTCCAGGTAAGGAAATTTTTTTGCATTAAGGTCAGTGTAAGCTTTTTATCACAGTAACTTCCTTGACATTATCTTTTCCAAGTTTCATTTTTACACCTAGGATGTGTCAATGTGCCTATCATATTAAGATACTCTAATAACAATAGATACATTATGTTGTCTAGGATGCATCACTGTGCCTATCAAGTTAAGTTCTCTAATAACAATAGATACATTATGTTGCAGTAAGATAGCTCTGTGATGCTTTTCTCTCACCACAGGTCAAGGTGGTGCAGACTTCAGGGCAAGATCAGGAGGCTCCACAACTTCAACAGGAGGGCCAAAAGATTCAAACAGTGCAGCGCCAGAAGACAGCAGTGTCTCGTAAATTTCGCAGAATCACTCGCAGGAGTCCACATGGAGAGATTGTATCTATTACTAGGGTAAGCAGCTTtagttttcctttatatattgaCTCTTATGTAATATTACCTCTGGTAACATAGTTGTTTTTAgttactttctcattttcttttctgcttcagagatttattcattcatgtgtTTCAACATTATAGATTCCAGTTGATGAAGATGGGAACCAGATTGGACCACAGATTACTGAATATGAAGCAAGTGAGGCAGGTGCAGATAAACCTGACAGTACAGGATCAGTAGCACAGTTTCCACAGGTAATA from Portunus trituberculatus isolate SZX2019 chromosome 20, ASM1759143v1, whole genome shotgun sequence encodes:
- the LOC123506680 gene encoding RNA-binding protein 33-like isoform X1 produces the protein MAELEEELIGEDLDYEYDLDEEEEEALLAGEDPSHEGAVDDIIELRVEDEFDEDDGGQMGHTKSVHSRLQPAESVFEEDLEHQYEDSSMSNVRVETQNIVEEEEEEEEEEEEDDEEGRSRDRFKSERSKISLTNTTVERIIPESLDEVQVKKHDLVDNRRGHGGRGGYGRDRGRGWGGGGGGNWGRGMNRGCNGPPPRGGMLPQPHLSRFQPPRPMQIPTWEPLMYAAQMQMSKAGMPMNRNGPPGMGRPPPLPMVSLANSLIQRPPPLMSHNPGFPRLQIRNSSQWSTGVLPLGAGAILNQFVQQSQPMPRDDLRNSLKRHNEPPNIPPKQMRVGQPPPPMNNQQAMARKKLNNAMNRQRGGPVKKTPISSRLSMPPANTNPNLTTIKTVDIGQMNKQGQDSRPQQNQGNNQSQNQQGNQFNRGNQQQQKQQQKQQQPSQNQQQEQKQKELEQKEQDNRQQGMLIKDSPKSADKNAPEEMVIDDPEYHKKLLRQKQLREQLLAKKEARRKAAAVIKASEIATRKARQEMENKKSDGPKPGDQQVPPAHLPPQQEQQQAKQHQPPPGRGPKGPGGPGGPGLDHPHHPAGNSGLSQSPTRQPFNRQRGGANSNRGRGGMHHNQPRFPRDSGHPDHPHNHHEHRRPPREEPGFPLRSPAPLFTEPPPPRGTDPGFLQDRPRQLFGPQHQPGGRQSHHGPPQDEPPHQQRPPPHLLPPTHHPPPPLPHPNHPPPHTHHPPPHHPQSSPTSSHHPHNQPPPHHHHRIETVHHQPPPIPPPHHHHSDLSQPPPLPHHGLPPNTSRPPQDPHTSPQPDFPPHRDHHPHHHQNQYPPQPDAFPPRVPPPALPHGKESRHHDYGSEGRYGEPPPWESRQQGYKDYEDNYREPYEDDYYRKDHHYDSHGYQDHYRQSDDAYEDPDQRYREDYQKHRQQHQQNQQHQHQHQHHQQQEYPEDHYHHEEYNNSNYREKYQETPEYEQPKRPRDVKSRLGGRLDVPQNPHNLQVKVVQTSGQDQEAPQLQQEGQKIQTVQRQKTAVSRKFRRITRRSPHGEIVSITRIPVDEDGNQIGPQITEYEASEAGADKPDSTGSVAQFPQSRPVVKNLRQIVRKVPVTRQQQQQQQQQQQQQVKLRELSQINQSGGQQQSQQQVKIVKRTVLSSGETPSQTSSTGRRIVTSTSSAGGRGGTMRVGTGIRRVVTAGPTTSTNQELPTVQLCDLPSNLTLSDINQMVADAGVGQPVSVDYIPGSRECMLRFQVAEVAAKFSQKINRRMVNMSFIRASAIL
- the LOC123506680 gene encoding RNA-binding protein 33-like isoform X2, with the protein product MAELEEELIGEDLDYEYDLDEEEEEALLAGEDPSHEGAVDDIIELRVEDEFDEDDGGQMGHTKSVHSRLQPAESVFEEDLEHQYEDSSMSNVRVETQNIVEEEEEEEEEEEEDDEEGRSRDRFKSERSKISLTNTTVERIIPESLDEVQVKKHDLVDNRRGHGGRGGYGRDRGRGWGGGGGGNWGRGMNRGCNGPPPRGGMLPQPHLSRFQPPRPMQIPTWEPLMYAAQMQMSKAGMPMNRNGPPGMGRPPPLPMVSLANSLIQRPPPLMSHNPGFPRLQIRNSSQWSTGVLPLGAGAILNQFVQQSQPMPRDDLRNSLKRHNEPPNIPPKQMRVGQPPPPMNNQQAMARGGPVKKTPISSRLSMPPANTNPNLTTIKTVDIGQMNKQGQDSRPQQNQGNNQSQNQQGNQFNRGNQQQQKQQQKQQQPSQNQQQEQKQKELEQKEQDNRQQGMLIKDSPKSADKNAPEEMVIDDPEYHKKLLRQKQLREQLLAKKEARRKAAAVIKASEIATRKARQEMENKKSDGPKPGDQQVPPAHLPPQQEQQQAKQHQPPPGRGPKGPGGPGGPGLDHPHHPAGNSGLSQSPTRQPFNRQRGGANSNRGRGGMHHNQPRFPRDSGHPDHPHNHHEHRRPPREEPGFPLRSPAPLFTEPPPPRGTDPGFLQDRPRQLFGPQHQPGGRQSHHGPPQDEPPHQQRPPPHLLPPTHHPPPPLPHPNHPPPHTHHPPPHHPQSSPTSSHHPHNQPPPHHHHRIETVHHQPPPIPPPHHHHSDLSQPPPLPHHGLPPNTSRPPQDPHTSPQPDFPPHRDHHPHHHQNQYPPQPDAFPPRVPPPALPHGKESRHHDYGSEGRYGEPPPWESRQQGYKDYEDNYREPYEDDYYRKDHHYDSHGYQDHYRQSDDAYEDPDQRYREDYQKHRQQHQQNQQHQHQHQHHQQQEYPEDHYHHEEYNNSNYREKYQETPEYEQPKRPRDVKSRLGGRLDVPQNPHNLQVKVVQTSGQDQEAPQLQQEGQKIQTVQRQKTAVSRKFRRITRRSPHGEIVSITRIPVDEDGNQIGPQITEYEASEAGADKPDSTGSVAQFPQSRPVVKNLRQIVRKVPVTRQQQQQQQQQQQQQVKLRELSQINQSGGQQQSQQQVKIVKRTVLSSGETPSQTSSTGRRIVTSTSSAGGRGGTMRVGTGIRRVVTAGPTTSTNQELPTVQLCDLPSNLTLSDINQMVADAGVGQPVSVDYIPGSRECMLRFQVAEVAAKFSQKINRRMVNMSFIRASAIL